The DNA region GAGGCCGGCGACATTGAGGTAGTTGCAGAAGCAGCTGACGGCCGAGAGGCAATTCGACAGGTTCGTAAGACACTGCCTGATGTGGCGGTTATTGATATTTCCATGCCAGGTCTTGACGGCCTGGAAGTTATCAGCCAACTTCACACCTATTATCCAAAGATTCCCATTCTGGTGTTGACCATGCACGAGGAGGAACAGTACGTTGTTCGGGCTATCGGTGCGGGGGCGATGGGATATATCACCAAAAGATCAGTACCAGAGCAACTCGTAAAGGCCATCCGCAAGGTGCACGCGGGCGGCCGCTATCTTACCGATGAAGCAGCCGAAGCCTTGGCTGTGCGCATGGCAAGTGGAATGGTTGGCCGCTCAATTTTGGACGGCCTGTCTAATAGAGAAATCCAGGTGTTGAGACGGTTGGCATCAGGTCAGACCAATCGCGAGATTGCGGAGGTCTATCACATCAGTGTCAAGACTGTAGACACTTATCGGTTCCGCTTGCTGAAGAAACTCAACCTGCGAAACAATGCAGAACTGTCGCGATTTGCCATTCAAACCGGAGTAATTGAACCATAATTCCTGCCAATAGAAAGCGCTTTTTATAAGAAAATTTCTTACATAAAAATCAGACATTCTCTGATTTTCAGCCCTTTTCTAATCTGCTATTCTTTTTTTGAAGACTCTAAACTTTCTTTTGTTTTGCAGGGAGAAAGATTCTTGTAAACTGGCCCGAGCCGGCAGATGGAGCTGAAGGGCTGTTCCAAAAATAACAAAGGTGGTTAAATGGTAGAAACGTTAAAAATCAACCTGGGAAGAATGGGAATCACTGGCAACCAGGCAATTGCACGAGGAGCGATAGAAGCAGGGGTGCAAATTACATGTGCATATCCAGGTGCGCCTATTTCAGACCTGCAAAATACATTTGAATCTTTAGCTAATAAACCAGGATTTCCGAGGAATAATCCATTCACCTTGAAACTCGGCGAGTCTCTGGACAAAGCCGGCTACGAGCTAGTTGCCAAGTGGGGTGAAATGACCAACGAGCCCAATGCACTATCTTTTGCTTTAGGCAGTTTAATGTGCAAGGGGGATAAAAAGCCTCGCGAATACATCACCCCCGAGGAATACGGCACTATCTTTGGGGATACACTTTTTGCAAAGAAAAATCTCTTGACCGCGGACGAGATTCCGGTAGGGTTGAGAGTTATGTGCTCAGTCAAGCATCTTGGCGGCAGCACAATGGCTGACGTGGCCAGGACATTAATGAACATCATCCCCTACCCAGGTGGCCTTTGCATAGCAAGCGGAGATGACCGTCAGGGTGTTGCTTCCCAGACAATGCAGGACAACAAGGTATTGTTTGCTTGGCATTTTAGAATGCCTACCTTTGAAGTTCATAATCCGGCCAATGCTCATGTAACAGTTAGAAACGCCTACAAGCTGTGCGAGGAGCTTGGCGTGGCCTTTGCAGTTATTGAGAATTATAGTCAATCCTATCGAGAAGTTACCGCTGATGTGAATTTTGAAATAGATATGACGGCCAATAAGAGGAAGAAGGGATTCACTTCAGATCCATATAACCTCGTTACGATCGGACCTCACATAAGACCTAAAGAAAAGAGGCACTGGGAAAAAATAATCCCCCTTATGAAAAAGAAATTTTCCGAGAACTTTGAGTTCCTCAATAACGAGGTTATTCGCTACTCCGAGGAACCAACGAAGATGATCATCGTTAATGGGCCTTTCAGAGAGGACCTAAACTATATAAGAAGCAATGAAGCAAAAGAAAGGGAATTCAAGCGAAGATATAAAGACCCGATAGTGATTGCCAGCGACCTAGTCTGGCCTTTACCTACCTTATTATACAAGCAAATCTTCGAGGAGAGTCGTATCGATGAAGTCTATGTCTTCGAAGAAGGCTATAGTAGATTGATGTACTTTGAGACGCTCGACTTCATAAATACCAATGGATTCAATGCCAGGGTGATAAACGCGGGCATTCCATATGAACCCAGAATGTATGAAAGATTCTCATACGCCAGCCATATAATGGCAAGCGCAAGCTAACGAGGTGAAAAGGTA from Candidatus Desulfatibia profunda includes:
- a CDS encoding response regulator transcription factor, producing MIKVLLADDHNIVRAGLRRIVEEAGDIEVVAEAADGREAIRQVRKTLPDVAVIDISMPGLDGLEVISQLHTYYPKIPILVLTMHEEEQYVVRAIGAGAMGYITKRSVPEQLVKAIRKVHAGGRYLTDEAAEALAVRMASGMVGRSILDGLSNREIQVLRRLASGQTNREIAEVYHISVKTVDTYRFRLLKKLNLRNNAELSRFAIQTGVIEP